ATCATATAGCTCATACATAACCAGTGTCATCCAGTCTTTGATTCTTGTTTTCCTCCATTGTGACTGCTTCTTAAAAGTGAGTTATGCAACTAATAGGTTCATTTATAATTGGTGTGACTAAAGCATTGGGTTTGATACTCTTGCTCACTAAACCATGGATTTTCAGTGTAGACAATGGTGAAAGACCAATTTGCAAATTATGTGGTACAAAAGGTTATTGAGATCAAGTTATGGAGATATGTTCTAAAAATCAGAGAGCACTGTTGCTTTCTCGCAAAGTTAACTTGATAATTAAATATTCGTAATTGACATAGGAATGCCATGTTAATTTGAAAGTTTACTAATTTGTCTCTGTTGCTTGACATGTAATAACTTGTTAAATTTTGATCTTGAATAAGTTAAAAAAGGTGTAACTATTATAGCCAATTTTatgctttttcttcttcttcttagagcaactccaacggaGGTTGCTTAGCATGGTTGCTTAAAATAAGATGCGTTCCTTATTTTTCTGCTCCATTGGAGCTTGCTGATATGGCGTTGCTTAAAGCTCAAAGCTAAGCAACGTTCCTTAAATAAGCAACGTTCCTTAATTTGCTGCCTGGCCCCATTCAGCAACAAAATTCTAGTTAAAAGAAGAGGGAAGCAAAGATCAACGAAGAGGCAGAATTCAACAGTGCAAGGAAATCCATAAAATAGTCCAACAGAAGCAAAAATATCCAAAATTTCGAAATATATTACACAAGAGGAATGAAGATGAAACAATAAGAGatttaaaatacaaattgttgaaacaaataaaaaaaattacacaaaaTACAATGTAAAGATGATGATGACAGCTTCACTCTGTGATGGCGCCGGAGATGGCAGCTTGCATGTCACTTGACAGTGGAGAGGATATATGATCTGATGACTGGAACCTCCGATCTCCGATCTGGAACTTGCATGTCCTCTGAACCTGGGTTTTTGCTAACTCTGGGTTGGGAACGAAGAAGAGGCTCGACCTGTGATGGGGGCGAACAGAGAAGAGGAGGCTCGATCCGTGAAGAGGAAgagtgagaaagaaagagagaaggcTTCGATCGGAGGAAGGGTGATGACTGATGAGAGAAAGTGAGGAATGTGTGAGAGAGGAACGACTGAGTGAATGAATGGTGAGGATTAGTAATCATTTGGTTTTAGGTTTAATTTGGGCATAAAAGAATGGTTTTTTTGTGGGAGAAACGGTAATGGACTTTTTTAGTGAATGTGTTAATGGATTTTGGcccaaattaagaaaaaaagaatCAGATAAATTGAatattgtaccaaaaaaaaaaaaaagataagttgaaatatatagtttttttaaaatcaaattgaaatatatagtcagtttgttatattttttttaaaccgttttgttatatttgaaaaaagaaattgaatttGTTATGctgttataattttttttgatacgTCAGAAATTATGCTGTTATAATTTGAGCATGATTTAGAAATATGttaattgaaaaattagatAATATAACTTAAATACAATATTGTTAtaaatgtttaaatttaaatcatgcTTGGTggaactaaaaaaatataaatatatgggGTATAGTATGactcaactaaaagtaaaataagcaactGTGACTGGAGTGAAATTTGCATGGGTTGCTTATGAGTTGCTTAAATCATATGTGACAGTTTAACCCCACCAAAATGGAGTTTAAGCAATCCAACTAgcaaccttgcattggagatgcttttATGAATGAATGCCTTTGAGTTTTTTCAGTTTGGTTTCACATGAATTGTAAGTCCTCTAATCTGTAAATTGTATGCTTCTCTCCTCTCCCTTTATCTCTTTTATTCTTTACATGAATTGTAAGTCCAATGATGCAGTAATCGAACATGTGAGTGGTTCTTCaattagatttttttcttaGTAGTCTACCTTTACCTCTAACTATAAGGTTGTCCTGCATCTGTTTCACTCTTCTTATTAAGTCTTCACATGTGACTAATCACTCTAAGAGGGATTCTTCTAACTCCTCAATAGATGCTAGAATACTTACATTTGTTTCCCTCTTCTTccttttactcttttttttttatatgtatttgTGGATATATTATGCTAGATGCTAGTCTTCCAATGTTGTAGTTACTATGCTGCAATTTTTATTACATTCATTTGTAGTCATGCCAATCAATATGTCATGGATTAGGAAACCGCAAAATACGGATGAATATGTTGATGGGTTTACTAAATTTTTGGACTTTGCGTTTATGTAAAATTGTGTGTCGTGGGGGCTGTAAAATTGTGTGTCCATGTTCAAATTGTGGTTGCAAGAAGTGGAAAACAAGGGATATAGTTCAAGAGCACTTAACTTGTAGACCTTTctctcaaaatttcaaatttttgaaTTGGTATGGTGAAGGATCAAACATATATAATTGAATCTGGGGCTTTTGAACAAACACATGCCgtagaagatattttgtagCCTCAAGATCCAATAGAAAACATGATAAATGAGGCATTTGGGTTTGTTGGGCAGAATGTCAATGAGCTCGGTGAGACTTCTGAGCATTTTGATGAATTGGATGACAAGATGTGTGATGGAGATAATGCAGATTTTTATGAATTGAGCTCATTCTTCCAACAATTACCAAAACTTTAAGTCCCTTAGATCTTGATAAGCTTCAGGAATCATTCTCACTCTTTGTCAATTAGAAATGTTATTCCATCATTTATtctttaaaaaataatgttCACTTGACTACTCATCTAGTTTGTGATGCAAAATATGGAGGCCCAGTGCACTATCACCGGATCTATCCTATTGAAATGTATTCATCTTATTATTTGAGGTTATTCTTTAAGGAAAATCTATTTTCCCTTCCAATTTACTAATTCTCAATCTTTCGCTCATGTATTAAAGTAGCGGGTGCTTTCTCAACCTTTAACTTGTCTACTATGGAGAAAACTCAAGCACATCGATATGTGTTATTTAATAGTCCTCAAGTTAAGCCTTACATAGAGTGAATAATATTCCAGTGTTATATCTTGTGCAAACTCTAAATCACCTCTTATTAAATTGTTATATTGATTGCAATTGTTTACAAAGTGAATTTAAGGATCATTTGTGGAGGCGATCAACGGGACGAATGCGTACATCTGTAGAGATAGATAGGATTGTTAATAAAGACCTCATGGATTGGTTTCCCCGAAGGGTACGTTGAAAGGTGTAATAAAATTGGgatgaaattttaaatttgaataaacTATTATGACattcattcatttttgttttagattatggctatgtttggcatgctatttcagctagcttatagcttatttgactagtttaaagcttatttgactagcttaaaagctctataaaaatgtttggtgaaggagcttatttcagtagcttaaagcttaaagcttatagcttattaaatatattctcatttttatccttactattttatcaaaatttcacctttagccttatatgttttctactaaacctatttacctaccattttccgatgtacaaaaaaaaacttatttatttatcagttatcacacttgtctcatatgTACATCGTTCCCGCACAGAAATAATTACTActtcagaataaaataaataattttatattataaattacaatttatttgttttattctatttaatttaataaaaatatagaaaagtaaataagtaaaaattaatattatatttttaagatgataaataatttgagtgaaatttaaaaatttataataattttaatattaatatcatataggtattaatgtgaaaataaagtaatgttaaatataaaaaaaattatacaagtatgtcattttatgtcattttacaatttcagcttgttcaacaactagttttaccaaacacttttgttcaaattacgtagcttttcagctatcagctatcagctttcagctagcttatcagctttcagctttcagctatcagctagcttttcagctttcagctagcttatcagctaaacgtgTCAAGCATAGCCTATGAACCTAGACATTTCGAGTACTATCTCCCATGATCTCAAGTTTCTTGCTAAAGGCCCAACCTTACAAGCCAAAAGATTTTATGCACTCAATATTAATGGGTTCAAATTCCGAACAGTGACTAGAGAGTAAGAGTTGAAAATCCAAAATAGTTGAGTTTTTATAACTTCTTCAACATCATGTGGTGCTAGTAATTCTGATAGAAGTATTAGGGAAGCAAATTTGTCATATTATGGCATATCAGAAGATATCATTGAGCTTAATTACTATGGTCGGTTTAGGGTCACTCTATTCAAATGTAAGTTGGCTAATACCACTAGCGATAGGGGATTTAGAAAGGATGTATGTGGCTTTACTTCTGTCAAATTTTCAAGATCAATGCATATGGGTGATCGTAAAGCACATGAACCGTACATTGAAGCTTTACATGCTCAAATGGTCTATTATGTGAATGATGAGATAAATAAAGACTGGAATGTTGTTGTCCACATGAATCAAAGATATTTGTATGATATGGGAGAACAAGAAGTTAAAGAAGATTGTGGGAACGTGTCATACCTAGAACAAGACCTTGATCAATTTTCTAAAGACAATGATGATCTGCATCTGCTAAGGGAGGATATAGTTGACGATTTACTAAGTGAAGGGGACGCTAATGAGATATTAGAAGATCACCATATCTCAGAGTAATGTCAATcgaattaattagttttttgtGTTATTCTTGGTCTCAATTCCATATCTtaatgaagttttttttatcaTGATGTGATgagataagaaagaaaaaagtgaaTATTTACACACCATTTTCAGCCATATCCAAAGAGATATAAGAATATAAGAggaacaaataaaaaatattaaataataagtaaagaagagagatataagaataaaaaatagttttaattaatataaaaaaaatagttttgataatttttaatgcatatatatatatatattaatatttatctGTATGCGTAATGTATTATTATCATGGGGAGTGTGGAAGTGGTGGAATAATATAGTGCTTGATCATCACCCTTGGCCTCTTAACGTCGCTTGGCGTAACATGTGTCACGAGTATGATAATTTTTTGCATGCTCTCCAACCTGATGAACTCTACACTGGAGCGGGCCTCCTCAATAATGTTTGGCGTCCTCCAGCTGATGATTTTGTTAAACTCAACACATATGGCAGTTATAGTGAAGCTGCAAATTGCATGGGTGGTGGGGGTTTGCTGCGAGACAAGCTGGTTGCTGGCTAGCGGGTTTTACTTCCTTGGCTCACGGTGGTGGCGCCTTTCCAACGGAAGCCCTGGCTTTATGTGATGGTCTGTTAATGGCGTGGGAGCACGGGTATAAACAAGTAGCTTGTGATATAGATTGAGAGGATTTAGTCACAATCCTGGACCGTGCCCATCAGGAACTTGTTCTTCACCATCCTCAGGTTCTTGTGCTCAAGGAAATCATGACAATTATGGCTTGCGATTGGAGAATGACCGTTAATTGAGTGCATCGTGATGGTAATGCCGTTGCGAATTGACTTGCTAAACATGGCCATAACCTCTTGGCTCCGGGTGTCCACTCCATTAGTCAGCCGGAGAGTGAGCTTCAACTTCTCCTGCTGAAGGATTCTCTTGTTGTGCCCTAGTTTCCTTTCGCTTGtttgttaattttccgatgtatcaaaacaAATTGTATTATTATCAATAATTACTAATTTTTCCATATGGATTAATATTCCATATTCATAAATATATTGAATTACTCCTTTGTTTCAATATAAATGTCCACTTAGCTAGAGAAGATGCACAGATATCAAGAAATACAATCAATTCtattaactttttaaaacataatatatattttcatattttaccctttaaagtgTGTTATTATCTCTCATCATTTATTCTTCTTATAGAGGCAttatatagaaaaacatcaatgAATACTTCATCGGAATTTTAAGTGGACAATTATTATGAAacaaatatatttttctctaaATGGACAGTTATTTTAAAACGGGGGGAGTAACTAATATTAAAACGGAAAAATTGagaaatttaataataatagtaataatttcTTATATAACGTAGGTTTTAACCAACATAATATACGACAATAAAAAATTACAGCAAAAATCACGTCGGTATTGACCGATGTTATTAGCAAGTTGAAAATCGATATGAATATATTGTTGCGTTTTCAACCATCGTTAATTCCAAATCATGCTGACATTTTATTTCTTGCACAATACGTGGGTTGATGTGGCGGTTTCTGTTAACCATCATTTTATACCAAACGTCGGAGGTATTTACGCGGGTTATCAAAATTGACATTTATGTAGTTTACAAAATTTAACCACCACAATTGACACATTTTTTTAGTGAAATGACTCAAACTGCCGGTATGCTTTCCGGCTCGCAACGACTCAAACGGGCGGGGGCTATCTATTTGCTTGCAATGCAAGCTGCACAATGAAGTACCGCATGAGTGGACATATAAGAATCCAAATCTGCTGAATCAGTCATGTTATGATCTTCTACACCCTAGGTCTTTCTGTTCCTTTATTTGAGAAAgagtttgttaaaaaaaaatagaaagagcTACCTTCCCTTTCTTTATACATAAATAATGTTTATACCTTAGCAACCCCTGGGCCGGGGGGGTTTCCTCCCCCACATGGCCTCTCTATGATCTTTTGTTAGAGTCCTTTTTCTCAATGATTccccctttttccttttttacatCTTCGCCTCTTCTAGCCACTGCCTACCTTGATCCTCTCCTCCAAGTCCAACCCTCTTTGTTTCTCTCTTGTCACCACCACTCACATGGGGCTTTGACTAGTGGTTTTATGTGGAGCTCATAGTGTAATGACAAATTCAAAGGTTTTAGTTTCTATGAAGCATGTTAGCACAGCTATCATAATGTTAGAATATCATTAGCAAGGAAGAAAAACGTTGCAAATGGAATTAACAAGACAAAGATTCAGACCATCTTGATCTTCCATTTCTAATCCGAATTTCCAATATTTTATTGTTGGTGGTGATGAATAATTTTCCTTTGCTTATCCATTGAGGTTTACAATGTATTAAGTGAATTGAAGCAAAAAGACTTACATTGTGTCTTTGTGCTGCTTTGGAGATGTAAATACTCATGTTAACActattttttaaacactctTTTATTAGTTGAAAATTATGAATCTCACTAAATTGGAAGTGAGACCATATTTTTTATAGATTCAACATCAATTTCAACCAATTAATTATAGTGTTGAAAAAAAGTGTTAAAGCTAgtgttaatattaatttttcttatttggttgctctttaatatttttttttacataaacttTGTACGATTTGAATATTCTTCATTTGTAAGTGTTTGGCTTTTTATaataatgtaaaaaaagaataattagTAAAAAGggatcaaaaaataaatttaggcTTATGGGTTTGATTAGGTGGAATGGTGACGTGGCAGGGGTAATTAGCATTCGCAGAAAAAGTTGGGAATACTGACTATCTTTACCACGTCACCATTTCACTACACAAAACTGCCCAAAAAAGGccaaatttaatttttagacCCATTTTTACTAAATTTTTCcacattattaaaaataaaaaacctaagtATTTTGCCTATGACTTATATCTTGATCTTACCAAACTATAATGACAAAAACAAAAGCAATGTTAAATTCTAAAAGTGGCCACCCAAATAGGTGAAAAACTTAAGTGCCCATCCAAATTAGTGAAAaactttctcttctctctattaaatttcttcttcaattcCAGCCATCCAAAGGTTTAAGCAGAAAAAACTTTAATGTTACATATAaactctctcttttttttttgaaagtatataAACTCTCTCTCTACAAGGacgtttttttattaattcatttAGACAAGCCCTATTTCAAAAGCAAAAACagcaatattttattttttggttaacACCGACCGTTTGCTTAAAAAATCGTGAAGATTCCTTGCAGGTATTTTTTTATCTAAAGATTTTATGTAAGCTGAGTGTATAAAGTCACATCATAGTTAGATAAGgttcaaaataaataatttaatttatgaaGATTCCTTGCCAGTTTTAATTTTTGTCTAAGACTTTAATAAAAGCCGAacataagtcacactaacaacAAATAAGATGTTTCTGTCACTTCCCTAAAAAAAAGATGCTTCTGTCACTATTTATGACTCACATACCTACTTGCAAATtgcaataataaaaaaatatatgcgTATTTGGATGAACATTGTATGAATTAATTGTGAATACAaatacaaaattaattataataaaagtgtttcaaaaaaagtaatttatatttagaTATTATCATGAGaataactatttttttaaattacattATCAAATCTTATCATGAAATCTTACAATTGATTAGATTAATAACAAACAATTATAAtttatagttttattttaaaattaattttattttatagttaaaacttaaaactaaTTCTAAAATAAGTCGCTCGTAGCCCACCAGCAACCATCAGTCGTTGATAGATTTGGTGTGAAGCTCGAAGCAATCCTGCTGAACCGCTGGTTCTATAGtgtgtttttcttcttttacttcctccgttcctaaataactgacactatttctagttgaattttgttcctaattatctgccactttacaaagttcaagagaacattaattatattttaccaattgtacccttcatttatttgTGGTAGAAAAGTTGAAAAGTTAGAGTTAATATGAAAGATAAAGTGTATAGTGGGAAGttagattgtaattttaataaaacaagaacattaattgttatttcttaatacttgtgcaacaaacTTTAAGTgcgttatttaggaacggataGAGTATTAATTTTctgatagagaaaaaaaaagttataacatatttaaaaattaattttaatttatgacACACAAAATTTGCTAGATATAGTTATTAACTTATTATTACTAGTATGGATAATGTCATGATCCAAAACAATAGAGCGGGCCCCACTCTCACGGTTTTTGTGAGATCTGAGGAACAGTTCAAGTGTTTGTCAGTGTTCACAGGACAGTGCTTAGCCATTGTATTTGGACGCCGCTCTCACTCTCACCCACAAAAATTCTCAACCCTCAATTCACTTTCTGGTACTCTCTCCTTTTCTCTCATCAAGTTTCAATTTTTCACACTTCCATTTTTCTCTTAGTTTTTGATTTTTGCATGCACAATCTTCTGTTTTTATCCATTTTTCTATGATATTTGCATCCTTATTTGTTTGTGTACTGTGGCTCTTGGATTTGCATGGTTGTTACATGAAGGATCTGAGCTTTTTTGAGCTCtgattctgaaaaatctgactGGAGAATCAGGTTGATATGTTTGTTCTTTTGGGTGATCATTAAGTCTTATGGGTCCATGCTTAGttgtttaaatttaatttatagagATCAAATCAGggttttgaaatgaaaaatgaaGGATTTTTTTGTGTGGATTTGATTTTAGTTTATTGATGTTTTGTTGATGCTGATGTCTGTGGGGCTGTGGTGTGTGGTGATGAACTAATTTGATTGTTTTGGTTTCTGGGGACCAGTTTGGTTTAACTGAGCTTGATATTATCCATGAAGCATTAATGATCactgaataaaaaaaaagaggagaGTGAGAGGTGCAATTAATTAGGGGATAGGAATCCTtagcttctgcttctgcttctgttcatttttttttttaatttatacttTTGACATCTTTTCAGCTTCTGATACTTGTGACTTGGAGGTGATGTTCTCTTGCATCCCTCACTTTTCAAGTTTGaggttttttttaatgaatcaACAGATTTCTTATATTTAGACAATTGGAGCAGAGAttcctttcatcttcttttgcACTTGGAAATATTATTATTTGTGGGAATCTTTGTGGTTTATGGGTATTTTTGAGCCATTTCTTGGACTTTATGAATTGGGTTATTAGCTGTACAATCTTTTGAAATGCTTGTACTTAAGTACTAATTGGTTTTATAGCATGTTAGGAAACTCCACACCCAGCCAGAATCGATTGTCATGTATAACTAGAATGCAAAGCTACTATTTGTTGCTTCTACTATAGGAGAAATGATTCTGGACTTGCAAAAACATATCCAAAGTCCAAACATACTCTTagcctctctctttctctctcctgtTGATAGCTACATGTTCTCTGAGCATCATAATAAAAAAGATATAAATTTGGCACAGTTATGCAATTTACTATGAGCCCTTATCACTAGAAGCAACTCGGATGCAACAGTAACTATTACACAACTGATTGTGGTGAAGACTACTAAGTGAAACCGATACATATACTGGGTTTTTTGGCATCTGCATGATGTTTTCTTAAATTGGTGCAGTCTAGCTTTTTTGCAATCTGATATTAGTATATTGCAACACTGGTCAAGTTTTATTTTATGAGATCattagtatatttttttttggggttGATGACTTGACAAGGTATGCAGTATCAGAGTCTAATTTAAATAATAGATTCTGTGGCTACAAAACCACTTCTTTTCCCTAGTGAATTGACTTATATGCCTATACTTGGTTCCTGACTTCCTGTGCCCTGTGTGCAATTCTTTGTAGAGCTCAAAGCTTATCACTTTTTCTCCCATGAATATATGCATTCATAGACTTAACCTAATTATATTTCTGTATAATGAATTCTAAGAGGTACTATCTGGTTATTAGACAATCAACATGCAAGGAGGAATGAGAGCAATCTTCTCACGTGGGAATGTCATTAAGAATGCTGTTCTGCAACAAGTTCGCATGGTGAACCCCCTACTGAAGCCAGTTGCCTTTTCAAGATATGAGTCTGTTTCACCTGCTCGTATTGAGGAGCATGGTTTTGAGAGCACCACAATTGCAGACATCTTGAAAGCAAAAGGTAAAGGCGCTGATGGCTCCTGGCTTTGGTGCACCACAGAGGATACTGTTTATGAAGCTGTTAAATCGGTAATGcatatttgattttattgcaaTTGGTTTTGCAAAAAAGTTATAGGTACGTTTACATGGGATTAATGCATTTCACTTAATTGACATCCATTACAGATGACCCAGAACAATGTTGGAGCATTGGTTGTTGTGAAACCTGCTGAGGAGAAGTCAATTGCAGGAATTATAACAGAAAGAGGTACCTGCTAAGGATGCAAACTTTTATTTTGCGGAACTGTTATATGTTGTCTAATGGAAATTTACTTATATTTTACAAAATGTTGACTTCTGTtggttctttttttctttttcaaaaaggaaaaaaaaaaaccttctgGGGAATAATGATGACTATATCATATATTGAAATGGATTTAGGACATGTAATTGGATCAAGAACAGTGGAGATAAATGAATGGTATAATTGAGTTAATGATGCTGGGGAATAATTTGCATGAGTCCTTTAATCTAAAGGAATTTAAAAGAGACATTTCCTCTTAAAACTAAGCGGTGTGTATGAAAAGAGTTTTTGTGAGGAATTAAAATGTCAATGTGCTATATCTTTAAAACGTGAAAATGCGTAGTAGTCAACTGAAATTTTTtctgttataaaaaaaaaagaaatatggaGGGGGGAAACTAATTTCTCTCTTTCATCCCTTGCTCACTCATAACCTTTCCTCCTAAGACTTGAAGTCCCTATAATtctttaaagatttagacagaAAGACCTTTCAATAACAAAAGGATAGATGATGTTCACTCAGTGGTGCTTTTGGCATTTATGAATATGCCTCTTGTGTTGAAAGACCTGTGTGTACTTTGATGAGACTGAATGATTTATATTGAAGAAGCAATTGTCTAACTAGCTAAGGGTCCAGCAAATGACACGGCATAATATTGTGGAGGATGATTGTATGAGTTTTATCAAAATATACTTGGATGCAATTAAATGGTAGTGCTCTATGCAGATTATTTTTGTCACTGGGTCATTTATGTTCTTCTTTTTATGACATCTTGTTACACAGATTACCTGAGGAAGATCATTGTGCAGGGAAGATCATCCAAGTCCACCAAGGTTGGAGATATTATGACTGAAGAGGTATGACCGTAGTACTTGTTTTATAGGGAAACCTCTTTTGCATGTCTGCATTTTGTGCTATATAAGTTAAGACAATTAAATGGTTCCCCTagttatagcatgtttgggtcagctttttttttccttctcaaTCAATCTTGATTCACCGAAGCTACTCACAGAAGTTTCTCCTCAATCGTTTTtgctttaaaatcaattatagaagaatTTTTAAACATGCACTTGTGGTGCCCCAGACCAATTGCCTGAGTATTATTTGTTTGTGTTGAATAATTTGAATGCAAAATTCAGCAGTCGTAGGTGCTGCTATTTGAGCAGGGTACTAGTACTTAGGGGTAACACAAAAATCTCCAACACATTTGCACATTGTCAATTTCAACATTCATGATACTTTTCCTAAAATTTGGATGTGGTGGCTGCAGAACAAACTTATCACTGTCACCCCGGATACCAGAGTTCTACGAGCAATGCAACTGATGACTGGTATTTATTTATGAGCTTTTTGCATCATTAAGAGGGAAAGATTAAATGATATCAAATAACCTGGCATGAGCTTGTAACTCATGTCTTTCCCATATTTTGGTTTTTCAGATAACAGAATCAGACACATTCCTGTCATTGATGGAAAGGGGATGTTAGGCATGGTGTCCATTGGGGATGTGGTTCGTGCGGTCGTCAGTGAGCATCGTCAGGAGCTTGACCGCTTGAATGCTTTTATACAGGGCGGTTATTAGTCTGTATGATGATATGATGATGAAAACCCCCTCAAGGGCACTCAAGCTGAGTTTGATCATGTAATAAGCTTGAGTGCTTGTAAATATGTTTTGGTCAGAGACCGTGTTTCCTGTTCGGTTTGTTCGGATTTCAGTTTTATGAACATCATTTAACTCATGGAGTAGCTTGTTAATAATAACAAACAACTGGATGCAGTTTGAATGTCTGTTCTATTTCGTACTTCTGTTGCTTTACATTGTGCTTTAACTTCCACGGTTTGCAAATGATGGCTGTTGTGTTGCAATTCATGTTACTATGAAGCAATTGAAGATGCAACTTTTTGAATTATATAGAAGCAAGCGTTTTGAATTATTCAGAATGAAAGCATATAGTGCGTAGTGTGTGTCTATATATAGATAAATAGATAGGGAGATGTCAATGTACTCCCACTATCGATCTCTTTTAAAAGAGTACATTAGCATCACACACCTTTTTATTTAGTAAAAAGACACCACTTTCACTCTTTAAATACACAACTTGGgctatgtttttatttttctggaTGCA
This is a stretch of genomic DNA from Lotus japonicus ecotype B-129 chromosome 1, LjGifu_v1.2. It encodes these proteins:
- the LOC130733838 gene encoding CBS domain-containing protein CBSX3, mitochondrial; translated protein: MQGGMRAIFSRGNVIKNAVLQQVRMVNPLLKPVAFSRYESVSPARIEEHGFESTTIADILKAKGKGADGSWLWCTTEDTVYEAVKSMTQNNVGALVVVKPAEEKSIAGIITERDYLRKIIVQGRSSKSTKVGDIMTEENKLITVTPDTRVLRAMQLMTDNRIRHIPVIDGKGMLGMVSIGDVVRAVVSEHRQELDRLNAFIQGGY